TAAACtctcgctttcttcctctttcggtAAAATGTCATGAATCCTTGTCCACTTCCACAGTAGTaggtactgtatgtacatgtcGTACGAGGGTACCCGtatggaaggaaggaaggaaggaaggatgtATGGCGGAAGCCACCGGATAAACATTGAGACTGACTTCCTCCATACGGAAGACATGCATATGTCAAAACTGTCAGCACAGGGAGCAGTGAGCACCGTACAATCAGTACTTTACTACTTACGTATTGGGTCATGTATTCCCCAAATGTCCACAGCTCATGAATCAAGTAAACCAGACGATGATCACCTTCTGACAGTTTTGGGAGTAAAATACCACTCTCCGTAATTATACGTACTGTAATTCACACTCTCTATTCGGGAGCGGAGGCCTCCGTAGGCCGTAAAAACAGCCTTAAAGTCGACCGGTAAAACAGTGCTGATCCCCCTCTCATCGACAGTTCATCGTAATATTAACCAGGCTCCGCTTCAATCTTGGTATCGGTTTTTATCAGCCAATCTGCATGGCGAGTGATAATCTATCACAATCAGGACGGACGATCGTGATCCCCTTGCTGTCCCGATGCCGGAGGTTGAAACTGCACTTCAAGTTTGTCGCAACCATGTCTCAGGGTTCCTACGTGGATGGTCTGACACTCTCGTGTCCCTTGAGgcaaaagacaaacaacgcTTTGGATAGGTATATCTACGGGGCTAGACCGTATTTTGTTTCTCCTCGGTAAGGGGGATTTAGTAACACGGTGTCATCGGTGTTTTCTGGACAGGATCCCGTGGTGTTGCGCCAGGGTTAATTTCCCGGGACAGGGTCTCTCATTGGTGTAAGGTGGGTGGACCCTTTTGGGTCCTTTTTCAACGGTCCACTACTGCTATCAAGTAGTTGGATTGTCAACCTACTGATGGGTCCCACTGTCGACCTGGTACCTGGCTCGAAGTCGGTACTAGTCCAGTGCCCAATTTTATGGAAACCCCCATAATTGCTCCGTGGTTATCACCGAAATTTGGTTCTGACCTATCTCCCTAATTGCACCACTACACACTACATACGCAAGTCAAAACGTATCGGATGATGTCCATGAAAGGAAAACTTGATGCGATTGCTCGCATGCTGGACTGGTCATTCATTACAGGATACACATATCTACATACTAGTACATACCGTACAAGGCCCCGGGGCGCAATCCGTCCGGGTAATCACGACGTAATAACAATATTTAGGCCAAAACATTGCCCaggcaaagaagagataagaagcgtGACTTTACTCACGTCCGAGACAAACAACTTCAATACCCAAGGGTATAAAACAGGTCCGCTCAGTGaacgaaaaaagaaaaagaggaaaaagaaaaccaaagaagCGATAGAAGAGTAGTTAAGAACTATCTAATTAATGAAGTATGGTCAGATCGCCGACTAGAGTCCGGAGGAAGCTCACAGGACGGCAATGGCACCCAGAACGATCGCCAGCATGCCGCCAGAGACGCGGTTAACCATACCGCCATTGACGTTGACAACGCTAGTGGTCGAGGCCGATGCACTGGCGGAGGTGGTGCTGGAAGCCTCAGTGGAGGTTGAGGCAGAACCAGTAGAGGTGCCGGTCGAGGTGCCGGTGGCGCTGGCGGAGGCGCTAGTGGACTCGGTGCTGGTGCCAGAGGCAGTAGCCGAAGTGCTCGAGGCAGTGCTAGCAGTCGCCTTAGTCAATGTGGTATGAGTCTCGGTGGCGGACTTGGTGTTAGTGGTCGTCTCAGTCGTGGAAGACTCGGTGGCAGAGGTAGTCTCAGCGGTAGTGGTGGCAGACGCGGTGGTAGACGCGGCGGCAGTAGCACCGGCCACGGTGAACCGCGGGAGATAGTTGACCTCACTGGTGTCATCGTCGTTGAAGATCTCAATGGTGTAGTCAGGCTGAGCCGCGAGGTTGGCAGGAGGAGTCCATGTGTAGCTGCCCGAGTTGGGAATGTTCTCTGAAGACACCGTCAGCATACATGCAAATAGAACATCACTACTCATAGGAAATCCAAGGGGAACTCACGGGCAATGGTAGTACCCGTGTTCGAAGTCATCACAGCGCCCCATTGGAGCTTCAGGGAGACGGTGCCGCTGGTGGTAGGCTTCCAGGAGAGCGTAGTCGGCTCACCAGCCTCGAACGAATAACCCTCAGAGGGGATGTTGAACGGGTTGGCACTGTtggtagcagcagcagcgagagACGCCATGGCGCTGAGAGTCAAGTAGAAGATGGAACGCATTTTGATGAAATTGTTCTAAGGCGATTTGATAATCCGAAAAAGGTAATTGAAGATGTCGAGGTAAGGTCGATGTTGATACGATATGCAATGCAAGTGAGATACAGCGAGACGGGAAAGCCTTCGTCGTAAGATTGATGGTTAAAGGAGTGAACTCAGTAGGATAGTCAAAAAGAAGGACGATGCGTAGATATATACGCAGGAACAAGGGTacccagaaaaggaaggaatgAAGGCTGTTCGATTcgaaaaaagggaaagagaagaaagaggggaaagaagcgcaagacGGCGTGACTACCTTATGTACTAGGAaactagtactagtagcATCTTGGGGTCAATGACAGGAAACCACGAGGTCTGGAGCCCAGTGCAGgtcataataataatcacAATAATACCTCATGGAAGGGGCAAATTAAACCAAGCGCTAAGACCGGCACTAATTCAGTGTCACCCCAATTGAGAGGCTAAGCCGATAAAAGGCCGGTCCGGGTCCCCTTCTCTTAACTTCATTAGTCCTGAACTAGCAATGGCTTGGAGAACGGCCCTTCATTCCCATTGGGGGGAATCACtgagaataataaaaaacTGGTCGAGGGATCACCTGCCATCGGTCCTCCGTAAAAAATAAGTTAGTACGGTTGACCATTGACGATGCCTAGGGGCCTAGGGTCTTAGGATCCAGGGGGAAGGGTTGGAACTTGGGACAGAAGTTGTTGtactctgtatgtatggtgttctaataataattatGGCGAAAAAGAATCCGAGTTCCCATGAGAAACAGTTTCCAGAATTTTTCTCGAGATTTGATTTTTAAATTATATCATCCACTTTCCTTTCAACCTACGCTCCACCGAGCAGTTGTTCTGCGGATACCTCCGATTCCGTCCCTAGCGTTGTGCATTGTATTTTTCCCTGTACGAGAAATAAAGATGTACCTATGTACCTGACTAATCCCAAGTAGGCAATCCAGCAGTTGATTGACCGATCCGACTCGAGCATCCATACAGTAGGTGACCTGTTCTACTCGGTACTAATCAACGACGTACCGTCGAATACGTACCGTACAGGAATGTTATATGTCACGGTACTAATAACTAAGGTTCTTCTGTTCACGGTTAATCAGTCGATCCGGAGAAGAGCTACCTAGTATCTTATCGGCATTCGATTGGTTCCCGCTTAGTCAAAGTGTAGTATGGATTGACTGCCACTAAGCCGAGAAAGGCGAACTTGGCGAACGTCGGAATTAATAATTTTCcttgaaaaaaagaaagaaaagaaacaaatcc
This window of the Aspergillus oryzae RIB40 DNA, chromosome 8 genome carries:
- a CDS encoding GPI anchored serine-threonine rich family protein (predicted protein) — its product is MRSIFYLTLSAMASLAAAATNSANPFNIPSEGYSFEAGEPTTLSWKPTTSGTVSLKLQWGAVMTSNTGTTIAQNIPNSGSYTWTPPANLAAQPDYTIEIFNDDDTSEVNYLPRFTVAGATAAASTTASATTTAETTSATESSTTETTTNTKSATETHTTLTKATASTASSTSATASGTSTESTSASASATGTSTGTSTGSASTSTEASSTTSASASASTTSVVNVNGGMVNRVSGGMLAIVLGAIAVLSEPNFGDNHGAIMGVSIKLGTGLVPTSSQVPGRQWDPSVG